The Novosphingobium terrae genome segment CCCACCACGCCCACCTGATCGGGCACAGAGATGCCATGATCGCGCAAGGCAGGCAGCACGCCCAGAGCCATTTCGTCGCAGCAGCAGAAGATCGCGTCGAAAGGCTCACCCGATGCGATCAGGGCTTCCGCGGCGCGGCGGCCTTGCTCATCACGGCTGTAGCCTTCCTCGAAGGTGATGAGGCGCGCGGGGTAGCCTTCTTCGGCCATGCGCTCGGCATAGCCCTGCCAGCGCTCCTTGAACTGGCGCTGGGCCGAGGTTTCAGAGGCGATGCAGACGATGTTGCGATAGCCCGCTTCGATCAGATGGCCGGTGGCGAGGCGCGCACCGCCGCGATTGTCCGAGCGAATCCAGTCGAGATCCTCGATCGGGCTGCCCCAGCAGACGATGTCGGCGCCGCCCTTGGCGATCTCGTGGAAATAGTCCCAGGCGGCGGAGTTCTCGCTGGTGCCGATGACGATCATGCCGTCGGCCTTGCGCTGCTCCTGATAGAGGCCGCGCAGCTCGTCGGGGGCGCCCTGGAAGCTGACCAGCGTGTCATGCCCGCGCGCGGAGGCGGCGGCGCAGACGCTGCCCAGCAGCGAGAAATGGAAGGGGTTGAAGTCCTTCATGTCCTGCACGGGGCGGACCACGACGACCACGGCCAGCGTGCCGGTCTTGCCGGTGCGCAGGCGGGCGGCGTTTTCGTCGACATGGTATTTCAGCTTGGCGGCGGCGGCGGCGACGCGCGCGCGCGTGGCTTCGCTGACCACGGGGTCGCCCGCCAGCGCGCGGCTGACGGTGGATTGGCTGACGCCGGCCTCTGCCGCCACGTCAAAGCTGGTGACGCGGTAGCGGCGTGGGGCGGCTTGCCCGTGATCCTGGGTGGTATCCTCAACCATGGCGCCTGCTTTGTCAGCAGGAGGGGGGGCTTGTCCAGCGATGTTTCATCGCGCGCTTAAACCGCCGTCGAGCCGCAGTTCGGCGCCGGTCATAAAGCTGCTGGTCGGGCTGGCGAGATAAAGGGCGCCTTGCGCCACTTCCTGCGCCGTGGCGATGCGGCCCATGGGGAGCTGCGCGCCCAGTTTCGCGCGCAGGATATCGCCGGGCATGGTGGGGGCAAAGCTGTCGACCATGGCGGTGTCGGCATAGGCGGGCAGCAGGGCGTTGCAGCGGATATCCCAGCCGTTCTGGGCGCAATGGAGTGCCACGCTGCGGGTCAGCGCGCAGACGGCGGCCTTGCTGGCGCCGTAGGCGGCGGTTTCGGCGCGGGCGTTATGCGCGGCGGCCGAGGCCATGTTGACGATGGTGGCGGGCTGGCTCTCGCGCAGCAGCGGCAGGGCGAGGCGGCAGCCGAGATAGGCGCCATCGGCATGAACGGCGAACGCGCGGCGCCAGTCGGCCAGCGTGGTGTCCTCGAAGGGGCCGCCCACGGGGATGCCGGCGTTGTTGACCAGAATCGACAGGCCGCCGAGTTTGTTTCGCGCGAAGGCGAGGGCGGTGTGCCAGCTGTCCTCGCGAGTCACATCGAGAGGGTGGGAGAGGGCGCCGATTTCCTCCGCCAGAGTGGCGGCGGCATCGCCCTTCAGATCGGTGATCAGCACGCGCGCACCCTCGGCGGCGAAGAGCCGGGCGATCTCCGCGCCCAGCCCTTGTGCCGCGCCGGTGATCAGCGCTGTCCGTCCGGCCAGTTTCATAGGGGCAGCCTCATGCGGGCAGGCCCAGCCCCGTGATCCACGGCGCCAGCAGGGTGAGCATCTTCACATCCACGGCCAGCCCTCGCGCGCGGGCCTGCGCCACGAAAGCGGGCAATTCCGCCAGCGCCACGCGATGGACAGTGATGTTTTCGCCTTCCACGCCGCCGCCCGCGCTGATCTTCTCCAGACCATGGGCGCGCAGCAGGGTGAAGCTTTCCGAGACCATGCCGGGCGAGGACCAGAATTCGCCCACCACCTCCATACGGGCGGCGCGATAGCCGGTTTCTTCCTCCAGCTCGCGGTTGGCCGCTTCGGTGGGGTCTTCATCGGGGTTGTCCAGCGTGTCGCCCACCAGACCCGCCGGCAGTTCCAGACAGGGGCGGCCCAGCGGCACGCGGAACTGCTCGACCAGAATGACCTCATCGCCGTCGATCGGCAGGATCACGGCGGCGCGAATGCCCCGGGCGCGGCTGACATACTCCCACTTGCCGCGCGTCTTGGCGGTGATGAAGCGGCCCTGCCACTGGATGTCCTCTGCCATGCTCATCTCTTCTGGCAGAATGGTGTCGGCGCTCATGCGAATCTCCTGGGGGTGGATGCCGGGGACATAGACCACTGCGGCCATGGC includes the following:
- a CDS encoding substrate-binding domain-containing protein; its protein translation is MVEDTTQDHGQAAPRRYRVTSFDVAAEAGVSQSTVSRALAGDPVVSEATRARVAAAAAKLKYHVDENAARLRTGKTGTLAVVVVVRPVQDMKDFNPFHFSLLGSVCAAASARGHDTLVSFQGAPDELRGLYQEQRKADGMIVIGTSENSAAWDYFHEIAKGGADIVCWGSPIEDLDWIRSDNRGGARLATGHLIEAGYRNIVCIASETSAQRQFKERWQGYAERMAEEGYPARLITFEEGYSRDEQGRRAAEALIASGEPFDAIFCCCDEMALGVLPALRDHGISVPDQVGVVGFDGIRAGALASPALTTIEPDFHAAGAALVDRLLSVIAGKAVEKQRVPVRLLRRASSKKVLVEG
- a CDS encoding SDR family oxidoreductase; the encoded protein is MKLAGRTALITGAAQGLGAEIARLFAAEGARVLITDLKGDAAATLAEEIGALSHPLDVTREDSWHTALAFARNKLGGLSILVNNAGIPVGGPFEDTTLADWRRAFAVHADGAYLGCRLALPLLRESQPATIVNMASAAAHNARAETAAYGASKAAVCALTRSVALHCAQNGWDIRCNALLPAYADTAMVDSFAPTMPGDILRAKLGAQLPMGRIATAQEVAQGALYLASPTSSFMTGAELRLDGGLSAR
- a CDS encoding NUDIX hydrolase produces the protein MSADTILPEEMSMAEDIQWQGRFITAKTRGKWEYVSRARGIRAAVILPIDGDEVILVEQFRVPLGRPCLELPAGLVGDTLDNPDEDPTEAANRELEEETGYRAARMEVVGEFWSSPGMVSESFTLLRAHGLEKISAGGGVEGENITVHRVALAELPAFVAQARARGLAVDVKMLTLLAPWITGLGLPA